A portion of the Cryptomeria japonica chromosome 5, Sugi_1.0, whole genome shotgun sequence genome contains these proteins:
- the LOC131875639 gene encoding pathogenesis-related protein 1A-like, with translation MLLMKIFLISILVGMMILLSSDSQTEYLNSHNDARSKVGVSPLVWDDTVAAYAQNYANERIADCALEHSSGSPYGENVYVSSGEATPADAMKLWVDEEQYYDYDSNSCAQGQQCGHYTQVVWSNTQRVGCGGVTCDNEGTFIICSYDPPGNFNGQRPY, from the exons ATGTTATTAATGAAAATTTTCTTAATTAGTATCCTGGTAGGAATGATGATCCTCCTCTCGAGT GATTCGCAGACAGAGTATTTAAACTCTCACAATGATGCGAGGTCTAAAGTGGGAGTGAGCCCTCTGGTGTGGGATGACACTGTGGCGGCCTATGCGCAGAATTATGCTAATGAACGCATTGCAGATTGTGCTTTGGAGCACTCTTCCGGCAGTCCCTATGGAGAAAACGTTTATGTGTCGTCTGGTGAAGCAACACCTGCGGATGCTATGAAGTTATGGGTGGATGAAGAGCAATATTACGATTATGATTCCAATTCATGCGCTCAAGGACAGCAGTGCGGACATTACACTCAAGTGGTTTGGAGTAACACGCAGAGGGTAGGGTGTGGTGGTGTTACGTGTGATAATGAGGGCACTTTCATTATCTGCAGTTACGACCCACCTGGGAATTTTAATGGGCAGAGGCCATACTGA